CTGGGCCTGTCGTGACCCCCGGGTCCATCACCCCGGGGCGCTGGCGCGCCGCCGCCCTGGGGGCCCTGTGGACGCTGGTCGCCGCGACCCTCGCGCTGGGCGCGTACAGCCTGTGGCGCGCGGGCCTGGACGACCAGTTCGCGTGGCTGGCGACCCTGCGCGCCCTGCTGGCCGCCGTGATTCTCGTGTGGTGGACGCAACTCCTGGCGCGCTACACGCTGGCGCAGCCCACCCCGGACGGGGACGGCGTGCTGCGCTCCCTGCGCGGCCTGTTCCCGTGGCTGACGTCCCTGCGGCTGGCGCTGTGGGCCCTGAGCGCCCTGGTGTACCTCAGCGGCAGCGTGAACGCGAACCCGGTCGCGCTGACCGCCATCGCCAGCATCGAACTGGGGTTCATCCTGGCGAAGAACGCCGTGTACGGCAGCCTCGTGCGCGCCGCACCCCACCCGGAGGACCCGGCGGCCCGCGCGCGGCTGCTGTCGTGGCTGAACGTCGCCGCGCCCCTGAGCCTCGCACTGGGCGTCGTGAACGTCGTACCCGTCGCGGGCCTGGGCGGAGCACCCGACGCGGTCAGCCTGGGCGTGTACGGCCTGCACGCCCTGCTGGACGTGGCGGCCACCCTGTTGGCCCTGAAGGCCGTGCAGACCGCCCCACAGCCCCAACCGGCCTGAACGAGAAGAAGGCGCGGCCACCACGTTCCGGGGGCCGCGCCTTCCTGTGAATGGGGGTTACGCGCTGAGCGGCAGCACGACCGCGCGGGCCTTCTCGCCGTCCGCGCGGGGGCGCAACGTCAGGACCAGCAGCGTCGTGTCGGCCCGCAGCAGGTACGGCAGCCAGGAGTGATTCAGGGTCGCCAGGGCGCGGGAGGCTTCACTGGCCGGGACGCCGCGCAGCACCAGCACCGCGCGGTTGGCCCCCGCGTCGCTGTACAGGTCGGCCGCGCCGAACAGGTCCTCCCCGGACAGGGAACGGAATTCAAATTGATGATTGCGCCTCAGCAGGTGCATGGGGTTCTCCTTGAAACTGACTTGGATGCCACCAGCCTACCCGGTGACCCGGTGGCCTTTGTCCCCACCGTGCAGAAGTTGTCCAGCATGTCCGTCCCACGCAGCATGCCCCGCGTGTGTCAAACGGGTGTGAAAGAACCGTGTGCAGTATGGGCGGCCCCTACACTGGGCGTCGTGAGTGCCCCCATCAGCGACCTGCTGCGCGAATACCAGGAATACGTGCTCGCCTACCGCCTGCGCCGCGCCGTGGGCGGCCGCGTCACGCCGCCCGGCGAGCAGCTGCGCCTGAGCGAGTACGCCGCGCTGCGCCTGGAACGCCAGGACCTCGCCCGCTCACTGGTGCGGCGCGGTCTGGACGGCGCGCGCATGCGCCGACTGGACACCCTGAGCGACCAGCTGATGTTCGGCTTCTGGCTGAACCCCTCGGAGGTCGCCGCGTTCCTGCGCGCCGCGATCCGCGAGGGCAGCCACCCCGCGCTGGGCGACCCGGCCGCGTTCGCGCGCCTGCTGACGCCCGCCGAGCAGGCCCGCCTCGGGGCAGGCGGCGTCGCGCAGGTGTGCGCGCATCACATCGCGTGCTTCGCGCTGGCCGCACCGATGCTCGACCCGGACGGCCTGAACGCCGCGTGGCAGCGGATCGAGGCGACCCGCCCGCCCCTCTTCCTGGACGAACTGCAGCAGCCCGCCCCGTAGCTGCTCACCTGAGGCAGCGGCCCGCCGCGCGGCGTGATTCACTCGGCGCATGACCGCTGCGTTCGGAACGGCCCTGCTCGGCGCGCTGCGCGCCCTGCTGCCCCGCGCCTGCCCCGGCTGCGGCGCGCAACTCGGCGCGCACACCGGACTGTGCCCCGCCTGCCGCGCCGCCCTACGCCCCCAGGTGCAGGCCCACAGTCCCCTGCGCGCCCGGCCGGAACCGCACCTCGTGACGCTCGGCCCCTACAGCGGCGTGCGCCGACGCGCCGTGCGGGAACTGAAATTCGCGCAGGCCCGCGACCTCGCCCGCATTCTCGGCGAGGCGCTCGCCACCGGCGTTCCCGCCGACTGGAACGTGCAGGCCGTCATTCCCGTCCCGCTGCACCCCGACCGGCAGCGCCAGCGCGGCTTCAATCAGGCCGAACTGCTGGGCCGCGCCCTGGCCAGCGCCCTGGCGGTCCCCTGCGTTCCCGCCCTGATCCGCACGCACGCCACAGCCCAGCAGGCCCGGCGGCACGCCGCGCAGCGTGAGGACCTGCACGGCGCGTTCCGCGCGCACGAGGGCTTCCTGCCCAGCGGCCCGGTCCTGCTGATCGACGACGTCCTGACCACCGGGCACACCGCGCAGGCCTGCCAGGACGCGCTGAAACAGGCGGGCGCGCCGCAGGTGTACGTCGCCGTCGTCGCCCGCTGACGCGAAAAGCGGGAGCGCAGCGGGCTCTTCCCGTCCCCCCTCCCGCCCTGGCCTGCGTCAGCTCAGGCGCTCGCCTGCCGTCACGGCGTCCGGCAGCCAGTTCTCGCGGGGCGGCAGCGGGCAGGTCCAGCCGTCCCCGTACGCGCAGTACGGATGGTACGCCAGATTGAAATCCACCCGCACCAGCGCGCCGTCCCCACCCAGCTGCCGGTCCAGTGGGGCGTCCAGGTAACGGCCCGCGCCGTACGTGGTGTCGCCACTGGTGGCGTCGCGGAACGGAATGAACACCCGCTCCGGGCGATCCTCACCCAGCGGGGCGAAGACCAGCAGCGTCCGCTCGCCGTCGGGCAGGGGCAGCTGCACATGCCCGACGCGGGCCATGGTGCGCGTCTCGCCGGTGTTCGTCTCCAGCGTCCACTCGGCGCCCCCGTCCTGCGGCAGCGGGTCGAGCAGCACCGTGAACGCCCACGCCTCGTCCGGCGGGAAGTACGACAGGCCCGCGAACGCCGCCGGGTCCACCGGACCGCGCCCCGCCGCGAAATGCTCGTCCTTGCGGCGGCGGAAGTCCAGCACCGCCGCCTCGTACGCCGAGGCGGTCACGTTAGAAATCCACCCGCACGCGCTCCCCGGCGTACTCCACGACGTCCCCACGGCGCAGTTTCTTGCGGCGCCGAGTCTCGATCTCACCGTTCAGGCGCACCTCGCCGCCCTGCACGCGGAACTTCGCCTCGCCGCCCGTCTCCACCATGCCGCGCATCTTCAGGAAGTCCTGAAGGTCGATCGTGTCCTGCTCGGGATACCCTCGTTCACCAGTCATGCCGCGCAGCGTAGCAGCGCCCCGCCCCACCTGTCTGTGATGGGATTGTGGGATGTGGGCTCACTCTGGCGGATTCCGTCTGTTCCGCTGACGACCCGGAAGGGCGCCGGGTCGTCAGCTCCACGCCCGGACCCCGCATGTCTCCCACTCGCTCCGCTCGGACTGGACTGGTCGTGCCGACCAGCCCAGCGGAGTCACAGCTTGTACTGCGCGCTGAACAGTTTCAGGTCGGCGTCGTCCACCTTGCCGTTGCCGTCCAGGTCGCCGATGCTGGTCGACTTGCCGTAGTTGTTCATCAGCAGCGCCAGGTCGGTCAGGTCGATCTTCCCGTCGCCGTTCAGGTCCGCGCCGCTCAGGCGGGCGCGGGCGCTGGCTGTCGTCCAGTCGGTGAGGTTCCACTCGCGGGTCAGTTCGGCGCGGATGGCGTCCTGCAGGTTCAGCGGGCCGCGCGGGTTGAACTCGATGCGGCGCTCGGTGCCGCTGCCGAAGCTGCGGGCGGCGACGTCCGGACTGAAGGGCGCGGCGCCGCCCAGCGTCAGGATGGGGCCGCCGCTGGTGTCCAGCGTGACCGGGAAGTCCGGCGTGGACAGGGCGGCCAGCGCGGCCTGCACGGCTTTCGTCAGTTCCTCGCCCTGCGGGCGGAGTTTGACGGTCACGGCACCGGCGGTCCCCGCGAGGGTCAGCAGGGCAGGCAGCAGGAGGGTCCGGGCGCGCATCACTTGCCTCCTCTGGCGCCCAGCAGCGCCTCACGCAGTTTCGCGGGGTCGGTGATGTCGCCCGCCGCGACCTTCCCGGCGGTCACGGGGTACAGCCCCTGGTTGAAGCCCACGACCGGGCTGTCCAGCCTGGACGCGTACAGCAACGCCACGACCTCCAGCCCCGCGCGCAGGTCGGGCAGGCCGTCTACGCCTTTCAGGACGAACAGGGCGGGCTTGCCGTCCTGCTGAGGCAGCTTCGCGGCGTCCCCGGCGATGGTCTCGGTGACGGTCAGCGGGTACGCGAGGTACGTGACCTCCCCGTCCTTCACCTCGGCGGGGGTGCCCAGCGTGGCGCGGACGATCACCTCGGCCCGCTGCGCCTGCTGCGCCAGCGTCAGCGTGGGCGCCGTGGTCGCCAGGGCAGGGGAGAGCATGGTCAGGGCCGCGCCCAGCAGCAGCGTGCGCGCGTTCACTTGCCACCTCCGGTGCCGTCAGAAGGCGGAGGAGTGGGGTTCGGTTCGGTCTTCGGCGGGTCCGTCTTCGGGGCCTCGGTGGGCGGGGTGGTGTCCGTGCCGGTCTTCGGCGCGTCGGTCGGGGTGGAAGTGCCCGGCTGCGCGTCGCCCGGTTTCGCCTCCGGGGCTTTTTCCTGCGCCGCCTTTTCCTGGGCCGCTTTCTGCTCGGCGGCCTTCTGCTCGTCGAGTGTCTTCTGCTCGGCGGCCGTCAGTTTCTGCGCGAGCACCTTGCCGTCCCCGCCGCGCGCCTCGTAGCCCAGGTCGGGGCTGCTCAGGGTGACGGGCGCGCCCGGTTTCACGCTGATCAGCGCCACGCGCGCGCCGCTGCGGGGCACCGCCTTGAAGCCCAGGTCCACCGTCAGGCGCGGGCCGTCCTGCCGCCAGAACAGCAGCGCGCCCCCCTCCGGCTGCACGCGCGTGACCGTCACGTTCGCCGGCAGGGTCCACGTGACGCGCGCGGCCCGCACGCTGCGCGGCGCGGCGATCAGCAGCGGCACGCGCGTCTCGCCGCGGATCTCACCCGTCGGCAGGGTCAGGCTGAGGCTCAGCGGCGGCAGTTCCTGCACGTTCAGGGTGTAGGACTTCTGCTTGCTGCTCAGCGTGGAATCCGTGACCTCCAGCGTGAAGGTGTACGTCCCGGTCTTCGTGGGCGTGCCGCTCAGGGTTGTGCCGTTCCCGGTCAGGTTCAGGCCCGGCGGGAAGGTCCCCTCGATCTTGCGGATGGTGTACGGCCCCGCGCCGCCCGCGACCTCGATGGGCGCCGAATACGGTTCCTGGAGGTACACCGCGGGCAGGCCGCTGGCGCGGTCGTTGAAGTACAGCGCGTCGCGCGCACTGGTGCTGGAGGTGCCGGTCAGGTCCTGCCCGCAGGCACCCAGCATCAGGGGCAGCGCGCAGGCCAGCAGGACGCCCAGCCCCCGCCGGGCAGCGAAACGCGAATGTGCCATGCCCCGCAGTGTAGCCGCGCCGGGCCGCGCGGCGGTGAACGAACCGTGATACCGCCGGGCTCGCCGCAGCCCGAATCGTGCCCGACTTCCCGCACGGCCCGGCGGGAGCGGGTTTAGACTGCCGGGCATATGACGATCATGGATTCACTGCCCGCCGCGCCGCGCGTCGGCGAGACGCTGGGCCGCTATACCGTCGAACGGGTCGAACCCCTGCCGGAGATGCAGGGCACGCTGGTGCTGCTGCGCCACGAACTGGGCGCCCGGCACGCGCACGTGATCCGCGCGGACGACAACTCGGCGTTCGGCGTGACGTTCCCCACCGTCCCGCAGGACAGCACCGGCGTGGCGCACATCCTCGAACACGTCGTCCTGATGGGCAGCCAGCGCTTCCCGGTGCCGGACCCGTTCTTCTCGATGCTGCCCAGGTCACTGAACACGTTCATGAACGCCATGACCGCCAGCGACTGGACCACCTACCCGTTCTCCACGCGCAACGAGAAGGACTTCTTCAACCTGCTGGCCGTGTACCTGGACGCCACGTTCTTCCCGCTGATGCGCTACGAGAGCTTCCGGCAGGACGGCCACCGCTTCGAATTCGCCACCCCGGACGACCCCACGACGCCGCTGAAGTTGCAGGGCGTCGTGTACAACGAGATGAAGGGCGCCATGGCCAGCCCCGGTTCGGTCATGTGGCGCGCGTTCGGCAAGGCGCTGTACCCGGACCTGACGTACGCGAACAACAGCGGCGGCGCGCCCGAGGAGATCCCGAACCTGACCTACGAGGGCCTGCGGGCCTTCCACGCGGCGCACTACCACCCCAGCAACGCGTTCTTCTACACGTACGGGCAGCTGCCGCTGGCGCGCATCCTGGACGCCATCGAGAATCACGTCATGGCGCAGTTCGCGCCGCAGACGCTGGACGTCAGCATCCCCGACCAGCCCACCTTCGACGCGCCCCGCCACGAGAGCGCCGTGTACCCCGGCACGGACGTCGAACGCGGCGCGCAGGTGCTCGTCGGCTGGAAACTCGGGCATTCCAGCGACCCGGACCTGAACCTGCGCTGGAGCGTCCTGAGTGACGTGCTGCTCGGCAACCCCGCCGCGCCCCTGACCCGCCCGCTGATCGAGTCCGGGCTGGGCAGCGCCCTGGCGGACGGCAGCGGCTATCGCGACAACTTCCGCGAGGGGGCCTTCGCCGCCGGACTCAAGGGCCTCCCCGCCGGGAAGGCCGTCGAGGTCGAGACGCTCGTGCTGCGCACCCTGGAGGACATCGCCACGCAGGGTATCGAGCCGGAACTGATCGAGAGCAGCCTCCACCAGTTCGAGATCGCGCAGAAAGAGGTCAGCAACAGCGGCTACCCCTACGCGCTGGGCGTGATGTTCCGCCTGCTCGGCCCCTGGATGCAGGGCGGCGACCCCGTCACCGGCCTGCGCCTCGACACTCAGCTCTCTCGCCTGCGGGCCGACCTCGCGCAGGGCGCGGTGTTCGAGCCGATGCTCCGTGACCTGCTCGCCAACCCGCACCGCGTCACGCTGGAAGTCACGCCCGACCCCGCCCTGGCCGAACGCGCCGAGGCCGACGAGGCCGCGCTGGTCGAGCGTCTCAGCGCCGACTTCACCGACGAGGACCGCGCCCGCATCGTCGCGGACAGCCTGCGCCTGAAGGAACTTCAGGGTCAGGAAGCCGACCGCAGCGTCCTGCCCACCCTGGGCCTGGACGACATCCCCACCGCCGCGCCCGCCGTGACCTACCACACCGAGCAGCCCGGCCGCGCCCGCGTGGCCCGCGCCGCGCAGCCCACCGGCGGCCTCACGTACCTGGACGTGCAACTGCGCCTCCCGGCCCTGCCGGACGACCTGCTGGACGCGCTGCCGCTGTACACCTTCGCCGTGACCCGCAGCGGCGCCGCCGGGCAGGACTACGTGAGCCTCGCGCGCCGCATCGAGGCCGTCACGGGCGGCGTGGGCGCCGCCGTCGGCGTGGGCACCCCCCCGGACGACCTGAACGCCGTGCGCCTCGCCGTGACCTTCAGCGGCAAGGCCCTCGCCCGCAACGCCCCCGCCCTGGTCGAGGTGCTGCGCGACCTGATCAATGCGCCCGAATTCACCCGCGACCGCCTGGAGCAACTGCTCAAGCAGCGCCTCGCGGGCCTGAAAGCCAGCGTCGTGCAGGCTGGGAACGCCTACGCCGAACGCCTCGCCGCCGCGCAGCTGAACGCCACGGGCGCCGTGCAGGAACGCTTCAGCGGCCTGACCGCCCTCGCCACCCTGAAAGCCACCGTGGAAGGCGAAGGCGGCCTGGACGACCTCCTGGAGCGCTTCGGGCGCCTGCGGGACCTGATCCGCACGGCGGAACCCCTCCTCGCGCTGACCGCCACGCCCGACGACCTGAACCTCGACCTGAGCCCCCTCACGGACCTGTTCAGCGGCGACGCCCCCGTCGGCCGCCCCGCCCCCACCCTGCCCACGCGCGCCCCGCAGGCCCGCACGACCGACGTGCCCGTCTCGTACAACGCCGTCGCGTTCCCCACCGTCCCCTACACCCACCCCGACAGCCCCGCCCTGCTCGTCCTGTCCCGCGTGCTGCGCAGCGAGTACCTGCTGCCCGAACTGCGCGAGAAGGGCGGCGCGTACGGCGGCGCCGCCAGCTTCGACCCGCGCGAAGGCGTGTTCGCCATGAGCAGCTACCGCGACCCGCACGTCACCCGCACCTACCAGGTGTTCAAAGACGCCCGCACCTTCCTGAACGGCGACCTGGGCGAACGCGAACTGACCGAAGCGATCCTCTCCGCCAGCAAGATTCTCGACCCCCTCACCAGCCCCGACACCGCCGGCCGCCGCCGCATCTACGGCGACCACGCCGGCTACACCCAGGACCTCGAACAGACCTACAAAGCCCGCCTGCTGGCCGTCACGCTGGACGACCTGCGCCGCGTCATGGACACGTACCTCATCGAAGGGCGCGCCACATACGGCGTCGTCACCGGCCGCGACCCCAACAGCGACGACCTCGCCGCACTGGGCCTGACATTCGACGTGCAGGCCATCTGAGGGGAGTAGGGAGTGGGAAGTAGGTAGTAGGAACAGCACAAGGGCAGGGGCCACCTCCACATGCCGGAGGTGGCCCCTGCCGCGTCGTTCAGCCCTGAAGGCGGGTCAGGGCGGCCTGCACTACGTTGTCCACGCCGCCTGCCAGGAACGATTCCGGCGCGGCGGGCACGCGCACGTCCACCACGCTGCCGTGCCCTTCGATCAGTTCGCCGGACGGACGGAACGACGCCATGGACGCCGCCCGGAACTGCAGGCCACTGGGCAGCGCGTGGACGCGCGGGGAACCGCTGCCGCCCCCGCTCGTCTCGCCCAGCAGCGTGACGCCCGGCAGCCCCTGCACGCCACTCAGGAAGATGTCGGTGGCGCTGAAGCACTGGCCGTCGGTCAGGACGACCACCGGGCAGGTCACGCGAGGCTGGTCCGGCGCCGCCGGGTGAACCACCTGCGCGTACCACCCGCTGAACGACCCGGCCGGAGGCGTCCACGTCGGCCGGAACGCGGCCATGGTCTCCCCGACTGCCGCCCGCTCCTCGTCCGTCCAGTGCGTGCCGTCCACAGGGTGCAGGTGACGGCCCGCGAGCCGCTCGGCACCCTCGGCGTCCAGCTGGCGGCTCGCGGCGACATTCACGACCCGCGGCCCGGCCTCGCGGGGCAGCAGCGCCCGCAGCAGCGGCAGGAACACGTCCCGCATGCCACCGGGGTTCCCGCGCACGTCCACGATCATCCCCCGCGCTGGCCCGAATTCCGGCAGCCACCGCGCGATCTCCGGCGCGGCGCGGGGCGTCATGGTCGGCAGGCGCAGGTACCCCACGTCACCGATCCAGCGGGACTGCGGCGCGGGCCACACGCCGTACTCTGGCCGCTCCGGCACCACTGGAACCTGCACTTCCCGGCTGACCGACCCGTCCGAGAGCGTCAGGGTCGCCGTGTCCGTCTCGGGCCGTCCCAGGCGCCGCCGCGACTGCTGGATCAGGTGCAGGCCACTCACGGTCCGCTCGCGCCGCCACGACGCGCCGCTCCCTGCGACCAGCGTCCCCACCTGGGCCAGCCACGCCTCCACCCCCAGGCCATCGATGGCCGTCAGAAACGGAAAGTCCGGCAGCAGGAACCCGGACCGGTCAGTCCGCACGGCCACCACCCGGTCCCCGGACACGTGCATCAGCGCGGGAATCGCGCCGGGCAGCGGCCGGAACTCCCGCACGCGGGCGTGCCCGTCCACGCTGCGGGACAGCACGCCCTGCAGCGCCTGCGCCCACTCGCCCCGCTCCTGCCGCTCGGGCGCCCCCCGCAGCGCGTCCGCGAGCAGCCCCGGCAGTTCCTGCCCGAACCCGCTGGCGTGCAGGTAAGCGTAGTGATCCTCCAGCAGCCTCTGGAACGCCTGCGCGTCCCGTTCCGCTGCGGCCCGGTCTATCCAGTCTGCAGTCATTGACCGGCAGGATAGGGGCAGGGGCGCACCCTTAGGCCATTTGACCTGCCCCGCGCAGCACACAGCAGAGGCCCCCTCCGATCACTGGAGGGGGCCTCATCGTTGTACGTTAAATCTTCTTGAACAGCAGCGCGGCGTTCTGGCCGCCGAACGCGAAGGAGTTGCTCAGCGCGTACTCCACCTGCGCCTCGCGGGCCTCCAGGGGAATGTAGTCCAGGTCGAGGTCCGGGTCGGGGTCGGTGAGGTTGATGGTGGGCGGCAGGACGCCGGCCTTCAGCGCCTGCGCGACCGCGATGGCTTCCACGGCGCCCGCTGCGCCGAGCAGGTGCCCGGTCATGCTCTTCGTGGAGCTGACCGCCAGCTTGTGCGCGTGGTCGCCGAACACGTGCTTGATGCCCTGCGTCTCGTGCAGGTCGTTGAAGTGCGTGCTCGTGCCGTGCGCGTTGATGTACCCGACCTGATCGGGGTTCACGCCCGCCGTGGCGAGCGCCATGCGCATGGCGACCTGCGCGCCGCGGCCCTCGGGGGCGGGCATGGTGATGTGGTGCGCGTCGGCGCTGGTGCCGTACCCGACGACCTCGGCGTAGATGGTCGCGCCGCGCTTCACGGCGTGCTCGTACTCCTCCAGCACGACGACACCCGCGCCCTCGCCCAGCACGAAGCCGTCACGGGAGGCACTGAAGGGGCGGCTGGCGAGTTCCGGCTCGTCGTTGCGGGTGGACAGGGCCTTCATGTTCGAGAAGCCCCCGATGGCAATCGGCGTGATGGCGGCCTCGCTGCCTCCGGCGATCATGACGTCCGCCAGGCCCAGCTGGATGTACCGCGCCGCGTCCCCGATCGCGCCCGTACCCGTGGCGCAGGCGGTGACGACCGTGCTGCTCGGGCCGGTCGCGCCGTAGCGCATCGCGACGTGCCCGGTGGCCATGTTCGCGATCATCATCGGGATGAACATGGGGCTGATGCGCCCCGCGCCGCGCGAGTGCAGCACCCCGGCCTGATCCTCGAAGGTCTTCACGCCGCCGATGCCGCTACCGATCACGGTGCCGGTGCGCTCGCCGCGCAGCTGCTCTTCGCTCAGGCCGCTGTCCTGCACGGCCAGCTCCGCGCCCGCCAGGGCCAGCTGCACGTACCGGTCGAGTTTCTTCGCCTCGCGCGGATCCACGAACGCGGACAGGTCCTCGTTCACCTCACCGGCGATCTTGCTGGCGGTGTCCGCCGGGTCAAAGCGCGTGATGGTCGCAATCCCGCTCTTCCCGGCCCGCTGCGCCTGCGCGAACGCCTGCGCGCCCACCCCGATGGGCGTGACCGGCCCCAGGCCCGTGATCACCACCCTTTTCAGTCCTGAAACACCCACTGGCTTCCCTCCTGACTGGGCGCGCCCACAGGGGCCACCCGGAAAAAGTAGAGGCGGGAGGCGGATCTGTGCCCGCACCCCGCCCGCCCTACGTCCTGTGCGGACTTCTGCGGCGTCACTGAACTCCGCTCCGGGCACTCCGGCAAACCGCGCCTGCGTGCCCTGCGCTGCGTTCAGCGCCGCCCTCTCCCTGCTCGCTCCGCTCGGGTCGGGCTGGCCCGACCGGGGAAGTTACTGCTTGCTCTCGATGTAGTCGACAGCGGCCTGCACGGTGCGGATCGTCTCGGCGTCCTCATCGCTGATGGTGATGCCGAACTTGTCTTCCAGACCCATGATCAGTTCCACGGTCTCCAGGCTGTCCGCGCCCAGGTCCTCCACGAAGCGGGCCTCGGGGCTCACCTTGTCGGCGTCGACACCCAGCTTGTCCACGATCACGTCTTTCACATCATCAAAAGTTGCCATGAGTTCGTACCTCCTGATACTGAAGTCTGCGCCAGTCTACACGCGGCGCCCATGAGAGTCGGCTGATTTGAACAGGGTCCAAAGGACCGGAAAAAGGCGGGTATGACGCAGGGTCGGCACCGGGAGTTCCCTCGCGGACCGGTGTGGGTCGCCCTCGGGACCGGTGCCCTCAGGCGCCCTGAACCCCGTTCAGTGAGGGTTCAGCCCGCCGTCCACGCCGATGGTCTGCCCCGTGATGTACCCCGCGCCGTCGCTGGCGAGGAACGCCACGAGCGCCGCGACCTCCTGCGGCTGCCCGAAGCGCGCCAGGGGAATGCCGCCCAGGTACGCCTGCTGCACATTTTCAGGCAGTTGCGCGGTCATGTCGCTCTCGATGAAGCCGGGCGCCACGGCGTTCACGGTGATGCCGCGCCCGCCGTACTCCTTGGCCAGCGCCTTGGTCAGGCCGATCAGGCCCGCCTTGCTCGCCACGTAGTTCGCCTGTCCGGGGTTGCCCATCAGGCCCACCACGCTGGCGATGTTGATGATCCGGCCCGAGCGGGCGCGCATCATGTGCTTGATCGCCGCGCGGCACGCCATGAACGCGCTGGACAGGTTCGTCTGGAGGACGGCGTCCCAGTCCTCGTCCTTCATGCGGATCGCGAGGGTGTCCCGCGTGATCCCGGCGTTATTCACGAGGACGTCCAGGCGTCCCATGGTCTTGATGACGTCCTCGACGAGCGCTCCGGCGTTCGCGGGGACGGTCAGGTCGGCCCCGAACACCTCGGCGCGGACGCCGTGCTTGGCGGCCTCGTCGGCGACCCTGCGGGCCTCGTCGGCGTTCCGGCCGTAGTGAATGGCGACGTCGAAGCCGCTGGCGGCGAGGTTCAGGGCCATGGCTCTGCCCAGGCCCCGGCTGCTGCCGGTCACCAGGGCGACTTTACGGGGGGTTTCGGTCATGGGATCTCCAGTGCTTGAGGCTTCAGTGCAGTCTGCACGCCCCGCAGGTGGTGCAGGTCGTGGTACAGGGTGAAGAAGGCCAGTTCGCGCGCACTCACGCGGCCCAGCAG
This region of Deinococcus sp. JMULE3 genomic DNA includes:
- the fabG gene encoding 3-oxoacyl-[acyl-carrier-protein] reductase yields the protein MTETPRKVALVTGSSRGLGRAMALNLAASGFDVAIHYGRNADEARRVADEAAKHGVRAEVFGADLTVPANAGALVEDVIKTMGRLDVLVNNAGITRDTLAIRMKDEDWDAVLQTNLSSAFMACRAAIKHMMRARSGRIINIASVVGLMGNPGQANYVASKAGLIGLTKALAKEYGGRGITVNAVAPGFIESDMTAQLPENVQQAYLGGIPLARFGQPQEVAALVAFLASDGAGYITGQTIGVDGGLNPH